AAAGCACTAGAGGTGGTAAATATGAGTCTTTTATAAATCCAAAAATTATAGAAAAAGAGAAGGATAAGGCTGACAAAGTATTAGAAGGTTGTTTGTCTATTGAGAATATTTGGGGGTATCCAGAAAGAGCAAGTGGTGTAAAACTAGTTTACCAGGATCTTAAAGGTAAAAAGCATATCAAAAAATTTATAGGATTTGGAGCAGTCATTGTTCAACACGAAGTCGACCACTTACAAGGAAGACTTTTTACACACCGAGTAATTGAG
This genomic stretch from Candidatus Roizmanbacteria bacterium CG_4_9_14_0_2_um_filter_38_17 harbors:
- the def gene encoding peptide deformylase, coding for MRVIQVPAHVLTTKAETIVKFDNKLLKLVEEMIDTLEKTKDPEGVGLAAVQVGIAKRIFVMNTRPESTRGGKYESFINPKIIEKEKDKADKVLEGCLSIENIWGYPERASGVKLVYQDLKGKKHIKKFIGFGAVIVQHEVDHLQGRLFTHRVIE